Proteins encoded within one genomic window of Arachis ipaensis cultivar K30076 chromosome B08, Araip1.1, whole genome shotgun sequence:
- the LOC107611662 gene encoding F-box/kelch-repeat protein At3g23880-like yields MRIAERKAPRRLELVSCPTARTQLLTDLPEETIMEILLRLPARTLASLRSVCTSWRNLISAPDFTFNHLRRSCLLDPTLTIAYRNGLSCGSISLLSVHSILDNASEPTQVDYFREQRSYEIIGSCNGLLCLADEDAYHYMHAILWNPCTGFTFEPPEISGEVRFCGFGYDYLSDSYKIFATTWKQGPSDFEFSTRIYTFGPTSSWRKIDDIPLALCGFPSDHPRFAINRKGEFFRSSRLCTLNWSVKHVVLYFDLDKESYGHFPLPDSEIDLDHNFPRGCTHLCVLRNCLSFCYQDRRTRQWIVWQMKEYGDAQSWTKLAVISVHPKFTYSNLDRCLQPLYISESDVLLAFYPFFGIISCNLKNGSVEFPKIDGFNTRNHPFHLCIGYRIACIHHESLVSPNGLQSNSSKMLRFIKPKSKLIDS; encoded by the coding sequence ATGCGGATTGCGGAGAGGAAAGCACCGAGACGCCTGGAACTGGTCAGTTGTCCCACGGCAAGAACGCAGCTCTTAACAGACCTTCCGGAAGAGACAATAATGGAAATCTTGCTGAGGCTTCCCGCAAGGACGCTTGCTTCCTTAAGGAGCGTTTGCACTTCATGGAGAAACCTAATCTCCGCCCCCGACTTCACCTTCAACCACCTTCGTCGTTCATGCTTACTTGATCCAACTTTGACTATTGCCTACAGAAATGGCCTCAGTTGCGGCAGTATCAGTCTTCTCTCCGTACACTCAATCTTGGACAATGCTTCCGAGCCTACTCAAGTCGATTACTTCAGGGAACAACGCTCCTACGAAATCATTGGTTCTTGCAATGGATTGTTATGCTTGGCTGATGAAGATGCCTACCATTACATGCATGCCATCTTGTGGAACCCCTGTACCGGATTCACATTCGAACCTCCGGAAATCAGCGGTGAAGTCCGCTTTTGTGGCTTTGGTTATGATTATCTCAGTGACAGTTACAAAATTTTTGCAACTACATGGAAGCAAGGGCCATCTGATTTTGAGTTTAGTACCAGAATTTATACATTTGGGCCAACTTCGTCGTGGAGAAAAATTGATGATATCCCATTAGCTCTATGTGGTTTCCCAAGTGACCACCCTCGTTTTGCTATTAATAGGAAAGGGGAATTTTTTCGTAGTAGCAGATTATGCACTCTTAATTGGAGTGTTAAACATGTGGttctttattttgatttggaTAAAGAGAGTTATGGTCATTTTCCTCTGCCTGATAGTGAAATAGATTTAGATCATAATTTTCCAAGGGGGTGCACTCACTTATGTGTCTTGAGAAACTGCCTTTCTTTTTGTTACCAGGATAGGAGAACACGCCAGTGGATTGTGTGGCAGATGAAGGAATACGGAGATGCTCAATCTTGGACTAAATTGGCAGTGATTTCGGTCCATCCAAAATTCACTTATTCAAATTTAGATCGTTGTTTACAACCTCTTTACATATCGGAAAGTGATGTTCTTTTGGCATTTTATCCATTTTTCGGCATAATTTCATGTAACTTAAAAAATGGGAGCGTAGAATTTCCTAAGATTGACGGCTTCAACACGAGGAACCATCCTTTTCATCTATGTATCGGGTACAGGATAGCTTGTATCCACCATGAAAGTTTAGTTTCACCAAATGGTCTTCAAAGCAACTCATCCAAAATGCTGCGCTTCATCAAACCCAAATCCAAGCTTATTGACTCTTAA